The genomic segment AATTAGCAAAAATAATTAATACTAAACATTCTACCACCTATAAAGTTTTTATCTATTTAAAGAAAAAACACCtcttaaaaaaattagaatacATAATTCATATGACCCACTCTATACTCCCAAACTCATGTATATAATGTATATTTTCAAACTTAATTAATGGTAATTCAGCCCTctcaacattaaaaaaaataaaacaaaaatcaaaTTTGTCCAAAAAAAACTTAATACACAactcatatataaaaaaattataatatacatTAGTTTTAGTTATGTGCTACTTCGCCTTGTGTTACACAACACATTGTTTAAGTTACTTatcaacaatataatttttatgttattaatatCGTAAATACGTCACAacttatttatataaaatttacTATAAAACCTTCAACTATACATATTTTTAGACATTCAATTACACTTATACCCTTACTTTTTTCACCGTGTCTTTTCAACCGGTTCACATAATCGATAAAAGCAagtaaaaaatagttatttaaaaGACTCTAATAATTCTAATATTGCGACATTTGACATCATGAGGGACTTAGTTCTGTGAGGGGCGGAAGAATGGGCCTTTTTGTAATCATTTTATATTTATACTAGACTTAAAAATAGACCAAATAGTGGTAGCTAGGCTcctaattaatttcaaaataggCTGCTCATGTGGATTTTTGAACAGAAACCAAATAGGGTCCAAAGTCCTAAGCTTCAAATAAAAGGTTAGGAACAAAATTGATTAAAATTCTTTATATTCTAGCCCTTTATTAATGCTTGAGGCTTTCGCTAGTaggaaaaaaaattgagattGATCAAGCCTtaaaattcacaaagacaagcacttttttttattaatttttttttaaaaaacttatgATCTTGGAAGCTAGAGAGAGAGACAAGAGACCTATTTCATAGTGTAGATACTGTCATTATATCTAACCAATATGATTAGagcttttgaacacatcatttggagcctATAATACGTACATGTACTAACACGTCAGGCAATGCATCACTTGATTATAGGGGACACATCGCCTGCCAGTTGATGCGTTGCCTACTAGTAGGCGATGCATCACGTGCAACGTCTTGTTGCGATTTTCAAGCTTTAGGCGATGCATCTCTTTCAAGGAGGTGATGCAACGCTATATAGGTAGGCAGGTCTAACTTATcaaagtgaccttaaacacctccaaatgttcTCACCTCCAAATGCTCTCAAACTTGCTGGACATCCTTGTATACCTCAATGtcctcaatgtatcactttggatccaaaattataatttttaaatccCTACAACAGAAAGTACAATTTCACTTTGTTATTATGTGAAACCATTATagttttacacctagcttgtgttATACCATTTGagctttgtattttaaccaatccaaACAATAATATCTTTTAAAGTCTAAGGCAATTGCGACTAGGAGTGAATTGAAAACACAGTATTTGAGATACCACTATTTAGCTTCACCAGTCAAGGTCGTAGAACAAGCTTTAAGTGCCCATCGAACCATTATATATCAATCTTCATCCGAAAACCTTGATGCGGAGGAGGGCGGTGATTATAGTCACGGTGTCTAGTGCCAAAAGTAACTCGAGGTCATCATTGGTATCGATATCGATAGGAATTGACCGATGATGAGCAACAAGATTGTCTCGAACAATATACGAATAGGTGGAAGATGTAAATGAGCATTAGGGTTTATATGAGGAGCTGCAACAACTGGTACGAAGGTGGGCGAGAAACGACTCATTCATGGCCTAGTAGAGCTACAAGAACCTCGTCATGGCGTCGACGTATGAGGTCAAGAATAGTAAAACCTTCATCAATGAACATGGTAAATCGTTGCTCAAAACGTTATTCCATGGTGTTCAACACAGCCCAAAGGGCCTGCACGCTTGGATCTCTGATGCTGGCATGGCAGCCAGGAGCATCAGCATTTGCCATCGAAGCTTCCAATAATGGTTGCTGGTTCCTAATACCCAATGGTGTAGCTGGCCTACTTGGATCGAAGGAAACTCGGCAGAGCTCAGAAAAATAGCACAATATCCAAACAATGGTCAAATGCGGCAAGGTTTCTCATTGATTTTCAATGTATAAATACCATACCAAAACAACATAGTTTTTGCCAGcatatataataaaagaaaacaaCAATGGGGTTGTTcggttaaatttttaatttttgattttttagtacaaaaataaaaatatatttttaattttgtttgtaaatttttttaagtgAAAGGTTGTTCGATAAGATATACATTCTTTTCCCtttaaaagatatttttttttatcgatGAACGAGTTAAATGGAGGAAGAGATCAAAGGTAAGAGATGGAGGAAGAAGCGACCCATTTGTCGGAGTTCTCATTTTTCAATCTGTGCACACTTTCTTCGTTGATCGAATATAAGACAAGGTCAAGTTATGAAGACACTGGCGTCAATTCAATAGAAAATGATTGAGAAGAAAAAGTGTGTACGATCCGGTAAACTAGGAAGAaaatactgtttaaaaaaaattaaaactttgcaaaattttgattaaatttaaaaaaaaataaaaaacaaaagtaACATTATCGAACatagtttttaattttgttttcatatttttgtttaaataaagagaaaattatttttttaatgattgCCGAACGACCCCAATGAGAAGTCTAGAAATGAAATACGACAAGTAGCAACTTCAATAAAAAGAAACTGGAATATAAAGAAAACGAAGAAGAGCGGCAATGGCTCTATTCAGCTTTTATTCTCAGTTCAATCGCATATGGTCGTAATATGCATGGGAACTTAATCGATGCAGATTCACGGAAGATAGGCTTAACTAAAtgaaagagaagaaaacaaaaccAAGGGGTTTATATACATTGTTTCTCATTCACAAAcaagtgatatatatatatatatatatcacccagcgaaaaagaaaaaaaaagtgatatatatatatatgtctatatatatgtatgtatattctTGCAGTCAATCTTCTGTCATATTACCAGAGTATGAGATTCTAAGCCGACTTGCTTCCCTTGCAAAGCCATGCCTACTTGATTCTGACATAAACAGCAATGCAAATTCATTCAACTCCCAAGATGATTTGGATCATTTAcaaatatatcatttttttttaaatgaacaaCTACACTTTCACTATATTATTGCAACATAAAGTTtcaatttcaaacctaaaacatataaatttagaataaaagaaaaatcaaCTGAAAAAAACACTCTTCTCCTTTCgagtttgaaaaataaataatttctaaACAGGTTCTAATGTATGTTTAGAATTTGTTTGGAAATAACGCATGTTTCAAAACATTGGAGTGTGTTTTTGTCAATTAATTTGATCTTTTTCTTCCAAAATTAGATGTTCCAGAGTAAAACAAAACTATTAAGTTATGTTCCAAAATCATATATAGTGACAGTGAGTGTACATTTTGCAAGAATTGATGCAAGGAATATATTTGTAAATAAACCCCAAAAAATCTTTCTATACACACAAAGGTGTCTTTCTTCAAACATCATAACGTTAGTGTCCACGGAGAAGAGGTATTGGTACTAAACGGCAGAGTTGTGCGTGGAGAGAAGGACAAGAAATCTACCCTATGGTGGCTACGGCGATCACTTTGACCATGCATTCTATCATCCTACAATACAGAACATTTCACAAACGACATTAATATACGATATCAATCACCGGCCTCCTCACAATTATACTAATCCATTTTCGTTTctaattgttgtatttttttctACTTACCACAAGCTTCATTGCTTCAGAAAAGTTGTTGGATGTAGACGAAACATGTTGATTATTATGCGATTTCCGGACGACGACAAAGGGATGCTCAAGCAGCGCAGCAGCCGAGAGACGCTCGGCTGGGTTCCTCCTAAAGCAAATGTTGAGGAAATCTTTTCCCTCGGATGATAGTGTCTCTGGTATAGGTGGTGTTCTGTTCAAGACTTTGAACATAGCTTGAGGCTGCCAATTATTGAGGAGACAATCAAAACTTAATTAGTAATAAAATCTTATGTTATACATCCCTATTTACCTACTGTTAATGTTATAGCAAATTGGATCACTCACCCCAGTGAAATCACTCCACGGGGGTCTCCCATTCATCATCTCGATGATGGTGCAGCCTAAGCTCCATATATCAACGGCGTATGCATGATCAGGGTTGGTGCTATTCTGCATCACAGCTCTTATGAGCTGCAGTTTTTATATAGTCATTACATGTATCTAATAATAAACGACGTAAAAGCTTGTACGTGAtttatgacaaaaataataataataataaacataccTCAGGAGCCATCCAATATGGACTGCCTTTCATTGAAAGTTCATATGATAGTCCTGTAAGCTGAAACAGAAATATATACTTATTTAAAAGAGATTCACCCAACATATGTATCTTATTTAAAAGAGACCTACATGTTTAGCCATTCCGAAATCAGCGAGCTTAACAACGCCGGAAGAATTAACAAGTAAGTTTGCACCTTTGATATCCCTGAGAGAGAATTGAGCACACGCAAGAGCCACCCAAATTACCAAATCTTTCGTTAGAATTGGTAAAGCTAGGTAGCCTCAACTGAGAGAGTcaaagtgtgtgtgtgtgtgtgagaatACAAACAAGCCTAATACATATTCTCATTGTCTCACCTATGGATTGTCTGTTTGCTATGCAAATAAGCCAATCCAGAGAGAATATGGCGTGTGAAATTGCGAACCACGGACACCGTCACAGCTCCACAATGTTCCCGGACATACTTGTTGATTGATCCAGGATGAACGTACTCTAAATATATGTAGAAGTGATCTTCGATCTACAAGAAGAACACACACGATATTAACACACTTATAACACCACACCACGACTCGAGTTATTCTACTCATTGTCAATTAGTTTCGTTACAGGAGAGCTACTACAGTGACTTACTTTTTCACAACCATAGTACCGCACAATGTTGGGGTGATCAAGTTCACGGAGAACTTTAATTTCCTGGAACAAATTAACGACAAGCCACTAAAAACAACATATTCTTCTAAttctaaaagtaaaaaaaaaaaaaaaaaaaaaaaaaaaaaaaaaatctattatgCTAGGTTGAATTGAACAAAGTAAAAACACTCCAAAATTAACCTGTTCCAGCTGCTTTACACATTCAGCGGACTTAGGATCATCCGGAATAAGATCCACTTCCTTCATTGCACATAAGGCCCCagtttttctaaaagaaaaataaaaaaaattatgtgtatAAATAATTAGTATAGTGTAAAATGTAATTGGACTAAATATTTGCATTAATAAACagttgaaaaacaaaaaaaacaaaaacaaaaatcaaagCTAAGCTAAGCTAAGCTAAGCTCAGCTCAGCTCAGCTAATTTTGAAAGCATAATTAATAATGTAGGTTATTGAAAACAAATTAATGGGATAATGATAGTGACATTATTACCGATTCATAGCCATATACACGCTACCGAATGTGCCACGTCCGATGAGCTTGCCCTTTTGCCATTGACCTTTCATAGATGAAACGTCCGTGTTACGGTGGAGGGTAACAGGCTGTGATGATAGCGTGGCCCCCGGAGGGAGGGGCAAAGGATGGGCATTGGGATGGGAATTGCTCTGGTCAGGCCTCTCCGCCGAAGTCTCGGTCAAGAGTCTTTTATTATTATGAGGAAAGGGAAACGAATTTCTCTTTGGACTcttaggggtattatggtcatttctGGTAGCAGGGCTGTTGGAAGGATAATGATCTACGCTGTGCCGGATTCTAACCGGAGACAGGGTACGAGAATTACCGGTTGCGAGGATATTCTGTAACTCCCGGTCGTCGGCGCGTGATCTTCGTGGGCTAGAGGGAGCACTCTTTGATGGGACATTGACTCGCAAGTTATGAACTTCGGCTCTAGTGGGTTCCTGTAGATTACGATAAATATTGGGTGGGTTAATGGGAAAATGAGAGAAGGAAATGGCTCCACCGTTTGATCTTTTGGGGCTAATGGGAGAGACTGGGAACCCGTTATTGGGAACATGAGATGATGACAAAGTGTCTCCAGTATTTGATCTTTTGGGACTAACGGGACAAGTATTTGGAATTGAAATCGCAGTGCCCTTGGTCGAAACAACATTTGGGGTAAAGATGTCATGAACATTTGAATCATGAGAGAATCTCCTCTGACATTTC from the Humulus lupulus chromosome X, drHumLupu1.1, whole genome shotgun sequence genome contains:
- the LOC133804731 gene encoding mitogen-activated protein kinase kinase kinase 5-like isoform X3 — protein: MALTASPDLAFPNSQIMPSPNSHNDSISVFGCTHSSSSGTTVNTKSFSDLGERRLTRQRKLRYVTDQELGITHLNERSSRSSPTSPDSDRKSSSPRARHWSFSAVPHPLPLPDSPMVRRPESAPEGFDSPFRRKDPDQSAIKLTKTPRKCQRRFSHDSNVHDIFTPNVVSTKGTAISIPNTCPVSPKRSNTGDTLSSSHVPNNGFPVSPISPKRSNGGAISFSHFPINPPNIYRNLQEPTRAEVHNLRVNVPSKSAPSSPRRSRADDRELQNILATGNSRTLSPVRIRHSVDHYPSNSPATRNDHNTPKSPKRNSFPFPHNNKRLLTETSAERPDQSNSHPNAHPLPLPPGATLSSQPVTLHRNTDVSSMKGQWQKGKLIGRGTFGSVYMAMNRKTGALCAMKEVDLIPDDPKSAECVKQLEQEIKVLRELDHPNIVRYYGCEKIEDHFYIYLEYVHPGSINKYVREHCGAVTVSVVRNFTRHILSGLAYLHSKQTIHRDIKGANLLVNSSGVVKLADFGMAKHLTGLSYELSMKGSPYWMAPELIRAVMQNSTNPDHAYAVDIWSLGCTIIEMMNGRPPWSDFTGPQAMFKVLNRTPPIPETLSSEGKDFLNICFRRNPAERLSAAALLEHPFVVVRKSHNNQHVSSTSNNFSEAMKLVNQVGMALQGKQVGLESHTLVI
- the LOC133804731 gene encoding mitogen-activated protein kinase kinase kinase 5-like isoform X2, coding for MALTASPDLAFPNSQIMPSPNSHNDSISVFGCTHSSSSGTTVNTKSFSDLGERRLTRQRKLRYVTDQELGITHLNERSSRSSPTSPDSDRKSSSPRARHWSFSAVPHPLPLPDSPMVRRPESAPEGFDSPFRRKDPDQSAIKLTKTPRKCQRRFSHDSNVHDIFTPNVVSTKGTAISIPNTCPVSPKRSNTGDTLSSSHVPNNGFPVSPISPKRSNGGAISFSHFPINPPNIYRNLQEPTRAEVHNLRVNVPSKSAPSSPRRSRADDRELQNILATGNSRTLSPVRIRHSVDHYPSNSPATRNDHNTPKSPKRNSFPFPHNNKRLLTETSAERPDQSNSHPNAHPLPLPPGATLSSQPVTLHRNTDVSSMKGQWQKGKLIGRGTFGSVYMAMNRKTGALCAMKEVDLIPDDPKSAECVKQLEQEIKVLRELDHPNIVRYYGCEKIEDHFYIYLEYVHPGSINKYVREHCGAVTVSVVRNFTRHILSGLAYLHSKQTIHRDIKGANLLVNSSGVVKLADFGMAKHLTGLSYELSMKGSPYWMAPELIRAVMQNSTNPDHAYAVDIWSLGCTIIEMMNGRPPWSDFTGPQAMFKVLNRTPPIPETLSSEGKDFLNICFRRNPAERLSAAALLEHPFVVVRKSHNNQHVSSTSNNFSEAMKLVDDRMHGQSDRRSHHRNQVGMALQGKQVGLESHTLVI
- the LOC133804731 gene encoding mitogen-activated protein kinase kinase kinase 5-like isoform X1, which codes for MALTASPDLAFPNSQIMPSPNSHNDSISVFGCTHSSSSGTTVNTKSFSDLGERRLTRQRKLRYVTDQELGITHLNERSSRSSPTSPDSDRKSSSPRARHWSFSAVPHPLPLPDSPMVRRPESAPEGFDSPFRRKDPDQSAIKLTKTPRKCQRRFSHDSNVHDIFTPNVVSTKGTAISIPNTCPVSPKRSNTGDTLSSSHVPNNGFPVSPISPKRSNGGAISFSHFPINPPNIYRNLQEPTRAEVHNLRVNVPSKSAPSSPRRSRADDRELQNILATGNSRTLSPVRIRHSVDHYPSNSPATRNDHNTPKSPKRNSFPFPHNNKRLLTETSAERPDQSNSHPNAHPLPLPPGATLSSQPVTLHRNTDVSSMKGQWQKGKLIGRGTFGSVYMAMNRKTGALCAMKEVDLIPDDPKSAECVKQLEQEIKVLRELDHPNIVRYYGCEKIEDHFYIYLEYVHPGSINKYVREHCGAVTVSVVRNFTRHILSGLAYLHSKQTIHRDIKGANLLVNSSGVVKLADFGMAKHLTGLSYELSMKGSPYWMAPELIRAVMQNSTNPDHAYAVDIWSLGCTIIEMMNGRPPWSDFTGPQAMFKVLNRTPPIPETLSSEGKDFLNICFRRNPAERLSAAALLEHPFVVVRKSHNNQHVSSTSNNFSEAMKLVDDRMHGQSDRRSHHRVDFLSFSPRTTLPFSTNTSSPWTLTL